The following are from one region of the Actinopolyspora halophila DSM 43834 genome:
- a CDS encoding type VII secretion protein EccC has protein sequence MSTLQFKRPPRMAAPKPPGGEVHLEPPPEIPRAVPGNIVQKLLPAIMIVASLGMMVFMLQRAKSNPMMMMMPMMMLVSTVGMMAGGNQGGGQSKAEMNEDRKDYLRYLGQMRERARQAADEQRLARTWVHPDPSTLWSITTSRRMWERRTGDGDFCQIRVGLGSQRLETRLVPPQTGPVDELEPITTLALRRFVRAHSLVSELPVATSLRGFAAVGLQGDRELARGLTRALIAQLATFHTPDDVVIAVASGGRSRTEWDWIKWLPHSQHPDLTDGIGQQRLMAGSLRAIEDMLADQLEGRPRFNRNNAPPDGPHIVIVLDDAEISREEQIMLEGGMTGVTLIDLSDVLGAVTTKRGMRMVVEQDRVGARSGNNVEWFGVPDSMSKEEATALARQLSPYRMVARTQTETESGGQEPLTTPLNYVEQLGLSGDPISFDLNEAWRPRPIPERYKVAIGPGEDGQVVSLDIKETASGGMGPHGLCIGATGSGKSEFLRTIVLGLMATHSSTALNFVLVDFKGGATFNGFEAAPHVSATITNLADDLTQVDRMQDALAGEMNRRQEELNKAKVKNVWDYEEARQAGADLAPMPALFVVIDEFSELLTTKPEFSELFNMIGRLGRSLQVHLLLASQRLEEGKLRGLESHLSYRIGLKTFNASESRAAIGVPDAGDLPATGGHGYLKHPGGMDRFRAAYVSGHMHQGGGRRRTVAASPVTGEKRPRFFVPDYIEPPAEPEQPVEPEPESDPEGEVGVDNDGDGLPDTDFQLVINKMQGQGPPAHQVWLPPLDAPPTLDSVLPPLSATEERGYTPVGNAGNGKLQVPVGIIDMPYQQRQDHMIVDLGGANGHGAVVGGPQSGKSNLLRTLIASMALTHTPQEAQFYCIDLGGGSMAALQNLPHVGGFGGRRDQDVVRRTVAELKQLVSEREVRFQQLGIDSMADFRNRKRQGKITDDAYGDVFLVIDGWGAFRNDFETQEQEVLDLAAQGLTFGVHVFVSANRWAEIRPALKDLIGTRFELRLGDPSESEVDRKVAVNVPSGRPGRGLHPSKLHFLTAVPRVDSENLGDRVGWQAYNEDLSDGVADLVNRVRSSWQGQPAPKVRLLPDLLAYDQLPAPEQQPKSRLVPIGINEDGLHPVYLDFDAEPHFYAFAEREAGKTALLRTIVRGIATRYTPQEALILLVDYRRTMLGFLDSGHLLEYAVSADQLRGNVNDVCNALKKRLPGPDVTQEQLKNRSWWSGPELFVVADDYDLVAPQGNNPMQQLAEFVPQASDVGLHVVLARNSGGASRALFEPVLGKMREASAPGLAMSANKDDGQLVGNIKSRQLPPGRGTLVSRSLKGGPQLIQTAYIEPD, from the coding sequence GTGAGCACGCTGCAGTTCAAGCGACCGCCACGCATGGCCGCTCCCAAGCCGCCGGGCGGAGAGGTGCATCTCGAACCGCCGCCGGAGATTCCGAGGGCGGTGCCGGGAAACATCGTGCAGAAACTCCTTCCGGCCATCATGATCGTGGCATCTCTCGGAATGATGGTCTTCATGCTTCAGCGGGCCAAAAGCAACCCGATGATGATGATGATGCCGATGATGATGCTGGTTTCCACCGTGGGCATGATGGCCGGTGGCAATCAGGGAGGCGGCCAGAGCAAGGCGGAGATGAACGAGGACCGCAAGGACTACCTGCGGTACCTCGGCCAGATGAGGGAGCGGGCGAGGCAGGCCGCGGACGAGCAGCGGCTGGCCCGTACCTGGGTGCACCCCGACCCGTCGACGCTGTGGTCCATCACGACGAGTCGTCGGATGTGGGAGCGCCGAACCGGGGACGGCGATTTCTGCCAGATCCGCGTTGGACTGGGGTCGCAACGGTTGGAGACGCGCCTGGTTCCGCCGCAGACCGGTCCCGTCGACGAGTTGGAGCCGATCACCACACTCGCGCTGCGTCGTTTCGTCCGGGCCCACTCGCTGGTTTCGGAGTTGCCCGTCGCGACCTCCTTACGTGGTTTCGCCGCCGTCGGTCTGCAGGGTGACCGGGAGCTGGCCCGCGGGCTGACGCGTGCGTTGATCGCCCAGCTGGCCACTTTCCACACTCCCGACGACGTGGTCATCGCCGTGGCCAGTGGTGGCCGCTCCCGCACGGAGTGGGACTGGATCAAGTGGTTGCCGCACTCGCAGCATCCGGATCTGACCGACGGGATCGGTCAGCAGCGGTTGATGGCCGGTTCCCTGCGGGCCATCGAGGACATGCTCGCCGATCAGCTCGAGGGCAGGCCGCGGTTCAACAGGAACAACGCGCCGCCGGACGGCCCGCACATCGTGATCGTGCTCGACGACGCGGAGATCAGCCGCGAGGAGCAGATCATGCTGGAAGGCGGGATGACCGGTGTGACCCTCATAGACCTGTCCGATGTGCTCGGTGCTGTCACGACCAAGCGCGGTATGCGCATGGTCGTGGAACAGGACAGGGTCGGTGCGCGCAGCGGCAACAACGTCGAGTGGTTCGGCGTGCCCGACTCGATGAGCAAGGAGGAGGCGACAGCGCTGGCGCGGCAGCTCTCGCCGTACCGCATGGTCGCCCGCACCCAGACGGAGACGGAGAGCGGCGGCCAGGAACCGCTCACCACTCCGCTGAACTACGTCGAGCAGCTGGGGCTGAGCGGGGACCCGATCTCCTTCGACCTCAACGAGGCCTGGCGTCCGCGTCCGATTCCCGAGCGCTACAAGGTGGCCATAGGTCCGGGTGAGGACGGGCAGGTGGTTTCCCTGGACATCAAGGAGACCGCTTCGGGCGGCATGGGCCCCCACGGGTTGTGCATCGGGGCGACGGGCTCCGGCAAGTCGGAGTTCCTCCGCACGATCGTGCTCGGGCTGATGGCCACCCACTCGTCGACCGCGCTGAACTTCGTGCTGGTCGACTTCAAGGGTGGTGCCACGTTCAACGGTTTCGAGGCTGCTCCGCACGTTTCGGCCACGATCACCAACCTCGCCGACGACCTGACCCAGGTCGACCGCATGCAGGACGCCCTCGCCGGGGAGATGAACCGGCGGCAGGAGGAACTGAACAAGGCGAAGGTGAAAAACGTCTGGGACTACGAGGAGGCGCGGCAGGCCGGAGCCGATCTGGCCCCCATGCCGGCCCTGTTCGTGGTGATCGACGAGTTCTCCGAGCTGTTGACGACCAAGCCGGAGTTCTCCGAGCTGTTCAACATGATCGGTCGGCTCGGTCGCTCGTTGCAGGTGCACCTGCTGCTCGCCTCGCAGCGCCTGGAGGAGGGCAAGCTGCGCGGTCTGGAGTCGCACCTGTCCTACCGGATCGGGCTGAAGACCTTCAACGCCTCGGAGTCCAGGGCAGCCATCGGCGTTCCCGACGCGGGCGACCTGCCCGCCACCGGTGGGCACGGTTATCTGAAGCACCCCGGTGGCATGGACCGGTTCCGCGCCGCCTACGTCTCGGGGCACATGCACCAGGGGGGTGGCCGGCGTCGTACGGTGGCGGCCTCCCCGGTGACCGGTGAGAAGCGTCCGCGGTTCTTCGTGCCGGACTACATCGAGCCTCCGGCCGAGCCGGAACAGCCGGTGGAGCCGGAGCCGGAGTCGGACCCGGAGGGCGAGGTCGGCGTCGACAACGACGGTGACGGGCTCCCGGACACCGATTTCCAGCTGGTGATCAACAAGATGCAGGGGCAGGGGCCGCCCGCGCACCAGGTGTGGCTGCCACCCCTGGACGCTCCGCCCACTCTGGACAGCGTGCTCCCTCCGCTGTCGGCCACGGAGGAACGTGGCTACACTCCCGTGGGCAACGCGGGCAACGGCAAGCTGCAGGTTCCGGTCGGGATCATCGACATGCCCTACCAGCAGCGCCAGGACCACATGATCGTCGACCTCGGAGGTGCCAACGGGCACGGTGCCGTCGTGGGCGGTCCGCAGTCGGGCAAGTCCAACCTGCTGCGTACGTTGATCGCTTCGATGGCGCTCACGCACACCCCGCAGGAGGCGCAGTTCTACTGCATCGACCTGGGGGGCGGTTCGATGGCCGCGCTGCAGAACCTGCCGCACGTCGGTGGCTTCGGCGGTCGCAGGGACCAGGACGTGGTGCGGCGTACCGTCGCCGAGCTCAAGCAGTTGGTCTCCGAACGCGAGGTGCGCTTCCAGCAGCTCGGTATCGACTCGATGGCCGACTTCCGCAACCGCAAGCGCCAGGGCAAGATCACCGACGACGCCTACGGGGACGTCTTCCTGGTGATCGACGGTTGGGGCGCCTTCCGGAACGACTTCGAGACCCAGGAACAAGAGGTGCTGGACCTGGCCGCGCAGGGCCTGACGTTCGGGGTGCACGTGTTCGTCTCCGCCAACAGGTGGGCCGAGATCCGTCCCGCGCTCAAGGACCTGATCGGAACCCGTTTCGAGCTCCGGCTCGGTGACCCGAGCGAGTCCGAGGTGGACCGGAAGGTCGCCGTCAACGTGCCCTCCGGAAGGCCCGGCCGCGGACTGCACCCGAGCAAGCTGCACTTCCTGACGGCGGTGCCCAGGGTGGACAGTGAGAACCTCGGGGACCGCGTCGGCTGGCAGGCCTACAACGAGGACCTGTCCGACGGCGTCGCCGACCTGGTCAACAGGGTGCGCAGCTCCTGGCAGGGCCAACCGGCCCCCAAGGTCCGGTTGCTGCCGGACCTGCTCGCCTACGACCAGCTGCCCGCCCCGGAACAGCAACCCAAGTCGCGGCTGGTCCCGATCGGCATCAACGAGGACGGCCTGCACCCGGTCTACCTCGACTTCGACGCGGAGCCGCACTTCTACGCGTTCGCGGAGCGGGAAGCGGGCAAGACGGCGCTGTTGCGCACCATCGTGCGCGGTATCGCCACCCGCTACACCCCGCAGGAGGCGTTGATCCTGCTGGTGGACTACCGGCGCACCATGCTCGGCTTCCTCGACTCGGGGCACCTGCTCGAGTACGCGGTTTCGGCCGACCAGCTGCGCGGCAACGTCAACGACGTGTGCAACGCGTTGAAGAAGCGTCTCCCCGGTCCGGACGTCACCCAGGAGCAGCTGAAGAATCGCTCCTGGTGGTCGGGACCGGAGTTGTTCGTGGTGGCCGACGACTACGACCTGGTCGCTCCGCAGGGCAACAACCCCATGCAGCAGCTGGCCGAGTTCGTCCCCCAGGCCAGTGACGTCGGGCTGCACGTGGTGCTCGCCCGCAACTCCGGCGGTGCGAGCAGGGCGCTGTTCGAGCCCGTTCTGGGCAAGATGCGGGAGGCCTCGGCGCCCGGCTTGGCGATGAGCGCGAACAAGGACGACGGGCAGCTCGTGGGCAACATCAAGTCCCGCCAGCTTCCCCCCGGCAGGGGGACCCTGGTCAGCCGCAGTCTCAAGGGCGGCCCCCAGCTCATTCAGACCGCCTACATCGAACCGGACTGA
- the eccD gene encoding type VII secretion integral membrane protein EccD translates to MATGTTVFSRVTVVAPKTRIDLALPADVSVADLLPMLLDMAHEATPDGGARHGGWCLAKLGDTPLDTSQTLAALGIVDGDMLQLRRKSDDPPPPLYDDVVDALAEADPGSYRPWTKETAARTGHAAGAIAMIASAVALGMATIPQGIIFHIIAAVTGLAVAVFATGIGAVVTRAYGAATTGTVIAAAGGLPMAFVAGLNIVPGEEVRPKLLLASALVLIFSAVSIMVIGAGIITFIAAATLAFFAVIGFVVATLVPVATLPGIAAGASAVGLAGISLLPRITIQLAKLPLPHVPGSSEDLKEDGGFPDYYEIQRQSGLAHKYMTGLIVGCGATAALGGVFAAAAPNIWGGLLAIVVAAVLMLRGRNYANGSQAIALLLNGMLAAVGVTIGLLLPTTTTSEQKLTWVFWPLLLLGVAALVFGVVFPNRRFSPVQRRSVDILEAVLIALVLPLSLGVMDVYMAIRDLNISLF, encoded by the coding sequence GTGGCGACCGGGACCACGGTGTTCAGCCGCGTGACGGTGGTGGCGCCGAAGACTCGCATCGACCTCGCGCTACCCGCTGACGTCTCGGTGGCGGACCTGCTACCGATGCTGCTGGACATGGCTCACGAAGCCACTCCGGACGGCGGAGCGCGACACGGCGGCTGGTGTCTGGCCAAGTTGGGAGACACGCCGCTGGACACCAGTCAGACCCTGGCCGCGCTCGGCATCGTCGACGGCGACATGCTGCAGCTACGGCGCAAATCGGACGATCCGCCACCACCGTTGTACGACGACGTCGTCGACGCACTGGCCGAGGCCGACCCCGGGAGCTACCGCCCCTGGACGAAGGAGACCGCGGCCAGAACCGGCCACGCCGCCGGTGCGATCGCCATGATCGCCTCCGCCGTGGCCCTCGGAATGGCAACGATTCCGCAGGGAATCATCTTCCACATCATCGCAGCGGTCACGGGGCTGGCCGTGGCCGTCTTCGCCACCGGCATCGGCGCCGTAGTCACCAGGGCCTACGGGGCGGCGACGACCGGAACGGTCATCGCGGCGGCCGGTGGGCTGCCGATGGCGTTCGTGGCGGGACTCAACATCGTTCCCGGCGAGGAAGTGCGCCCCAAATTACTGCTAGCCAGCGCACTGGTACTCATATTCTCGGCAGTGTCGATCATGGTGATCGGCGCGGGAATCATCACCTTCATCGCCGCGGCGACGTTGGCGTTCTTCGCCGTCATCGGATTCGTGGTCGCCACCCTGGTTCCGGTCGCGACGCTGCCGGGGATAGCGGCCGGGGCCTCCGCGGTCGGGCTCGCGGGGATATCCCTGCTTCCCCGCATAACCATCCAGCTCGCCAAGCTCCCGCTGCCGCACGTGCCGGGCAGCTCCGAGGACCTCAAGGAGGACGGGGGCTTCCCCGACTACTACGAGATCCAGCGCCAGTCCGGACTCGCGCACAAGTACATGACCGGGCTGATCGTCGGTTGCGGAGCCACCGCCGCTCTCGGCGGAGTGTTCGCCGCGGCGGCCCCCAACATCTGGGGCGGACTGCTCGCGATCGTCGTGGCCGCCGTGCTGATGCTGCGGGGCCGCAACTACGCGAACGGAAGCCAGGCGATCGCACTGCTGCTCAACGGGATGCTCGCGGCGGTCGGTGTGACCATCGGGCTGCTGCTGCCGACCACCACCACCTCCGAGCAGAAGCTGACCTGGGTCTTCTGGCCGCTGCTGCTGCTCGGCGTCGCCGCGCTCGTATTCGGCGTCGTCTTCCCGAACAGGCGTTTCTCCCCGGTGCAGCGCCGCAGTGTGGACATACTCGAAGCGGTGCTGATCGCACTCGTGCTTCCCCTCTCGCTGGGGGTCATGGACGTGTACATGGCGATCCGCGACCTCAACATCAGCCTCTTCTGA
- the mycP gene encoding type VII secretion-associated serine protease mycosin, whose translation MRSTTFARRDGLRRTLAMSAALGTFLLCGAAPPAVAQDAGSTETGDRPFAPPPLNPEMTAGSGLQVDEGFQQQQACMQASNSGATIEEQPWSQRLLGFQRAHEQDLLGTGRTIAVIDTGVNEHSRLEPGLKPGGSKLRGGALKDCDGHGTIVAGIISAERSAETGFVGIAPESTILSLRQSSALYKKQGDGSTPGTTETMARAINHAVDSGASVINISQSSCQSLARASNPADAGNQKLHNAVRYAYEQDVVVVAAAGNTGGQCQKNAPGSPSTAVLPAWFDKYVLTVASVNEHGAPSEFTVPGPWVDVSAPGENLVSLDPGANASGLVNRVSHGSDSEPQPIQGTSFAAPYVSGLAALVQEKDPSLTAEQVMRRIIETAQRTGSDNDIVGHGLINPMAAINNVIPAEHDAAAPPAQQRHLQAHVFPERNWAAVAVALGGAVGGLATVLFTAFLVNAVRRVRARNAGTVSE comes from the coding sequence ATGCGTTCAACGACATTCGCGCGTCGTGACGGCCTGCGGCGCACACTGGCGATGTCGGCCGCACTCGGCACGTTCCTGCTGTGCGGCGCGGCACCGCCTGCCGTGGCCCAGGACGCGGGCAGCACCGAGACGGGTGACCGGCCCTTCGCACCACCACCGCTGAACCCGGAGATGACGGCCGGGAGCGGGCTGCAAGTCGACGAGGGCTTCCAGCAGCAACAGGCCTGCATGCAGGCCAGCAACTCCGGGGCCACCATCGAGGAGCAGCCCTGGAGCCAGCGACTGCTGGGCTTCCAGCGCGCCCACGAACAGGATCTGCTGGGAACGGGCCGGACGATCGCGGTGATCGACACGGGAGTGAACGAACACTCGCGCCTCGAGCCCGGGCTGAAACCGGGCGGTTCGAAGCTCCGGGGTGGGGCGCTGAAGGACTGCGACGGTCACGGCACGATCGTCGCCGGGATCATCTCCGCCGAACGCTCCGCCGAGACCGGATTCGTCGGAATCGCCCCGGAAAGCACCATCCTGTCCCTGAGGCAGTCCTCCGCGCTGTACAAGAAGCAGGGCGACGGAAGCACCCCCGGCACCACCGAGACGATGGCTCGGGCCATCAACCACGCGGTGGACAGCGGCGCCAGCGTGATAAACATCTCGCAGTCCTCCTGCCAGTCGCTGGCCCGGGCGAGCAACCCCGCCGACGCGGGCAACCAGAAGCTGCACAACGCGGTGAGGTACGCCTACGAGCAGGACGTGGTCGTCGTGGCCGCCGCGGGCAACACGGGCGGACAGTGTCAGAAGAACGCCCCCGGCAGTCCCAGCACGGCCGTGCTGCCGGCCTGGTTCGACAAGTACGTGCTGACCGTGGCCTCGGTGAACGAACACGGCGCTCCGTCCGAATTCACCGTTCCCGGCCCGTGGGTGGACGTGTCCGCACCCGGTGAGAACCTGGTCTCGCTCGATCCGGGCGCCAACGCCTCCGGCCTGGTGAACCGGGTCTCGCACGGCTCGGACAGCGAACCGCAACCGATCCAGGGAACGAGCTTCGCCGCACCGTACGTCTCCGGCCTTGCGGCGCTGGTCCAGGAAAAGGACCCGAGCCTGACAGCGGAACAGGTCATGCGGCGCATCATCGAAACGGCCCAGCGAACCGGAAGCGACAACGACATCGTCGGGCACGGGTTGATCAACCCGATGGCCGCCATCAACAACGTGATCCCGGCCGAGCACGATGCCGCCGCCCCACCGGCGCAGCAGCGGCACCTTCAGGCCCACGTCTTCCCCGAACGCAACTGGGCCGCCGTCGCGGTGGCTCTGGGAGGAGCCGTAGGCGGTCTCGCGACGGTCCTGTTCACGGCTTTCCTCGTCAACGCGGTACGCAGGGTGCGTGCCCGCAACGCCGGAACCGTCTCGGAGTGA
- the eccB gene encoding type VII secretion protein EccB — protein sequence MASTPTTKSQVQAYKFVIRRMESALARKDAVMLHDPLGSHKRATIAGAILACIGMIGFLVWGLFSGQGTVPKPGSVVIAKGSGSVYVVTSDDRTDKRLIPMLNMASAKLLVMANGGGQGQSIEPTKVKEAALAELPRGPKTGIPNAPNLLPAPDETVSPAWAICDVAELNKALSPSKMQEAATVETTVVGGVADRGEELGVDQALYVEDNSSQQRYLVYRDDSRNSSGTRVVRANVTDAGPAVLEMFGLNGVEPRAISTNMLNAIPEVDSLDAPELPEGSPDYRSGTYQLGDVVSRSVPGQNENEYFVLLDSGKQRITRGAAAVLHAARYSSEEIPNATGMLTEVDEVDAGDELGVQHFPKGVPEPVSFSDADNSCLSWNDRSGEQQVTVTVGSGSPVPKAPVKLAQYDGRGPKVDYFYMPPGKAAVVRGTTGPDTAEGGPIYLVSDRGVTYGIKDVATAKGLGVINGSGDIKSAPASVLGSLPSGDFLDPAQASLVYDSIPMDSEAGVNRPPEDDSESATGDSVSAGS from the coding sequence ATGGCATCAACACCCACGACGAAATCGCAAGTCCAGGCTTACAAGTTCGTCATACGCCGCATGGAGTCCGCGCTCGCCCGCAAGGACGCGGTGATGTTGCACGATCCGTTGGGCTCGCACAAACGAGCGACGATCGCGGGCGCGATCCTCGCCTGTATCGGAATGATCGGCTTCCTGGTCTGGGGACTGTTCAGTGGTCAGGGAACCGTTCCCAAACCGGGGTCGGTGGTCATCGCGAAGGGAAGCGGCAGTGTTTACGTCGTCACTTCCGATGACCGGACCGACAAGCGGTTGATTCCGATGCTGAACATGGCTTCGGCCAAGTTGCTGGTCATGGCCAATGGAGGTGGTCAAGGACAGTCGATCGAGCCGACGAAGGTCAAGGAAGCCGCGTTGGCCGAGTTGCCTCGCGGTCCGAAAACGGGAATTCCCAACGCACCGAACCTTCTTCCAGCTCCGGACGAGACCGTGTCCCCTGCCTGGGCCATCTGTGACGTGGCCGAGCTGAACAAGGCGTTGAGCCCTTCGAAGATGCAGGAAGCGGCCACTGTGGAGACCACCGTCGTGGGCGGTGTCGCCGACCGGGGCGAGGAACTCGGGGTCGACCAGGCGCTGTACGTGGAGGACAACAGTTCGCAGCAGCGCTACCTGGTTTATCGCGACGACTCGCGGAACAGCTCGGGGACTCGTGTGGTCAGGGCGAACGTCACCGACGCGGGGCCCGCAGTGCTGGAGATGTTCGGGCTGAACGGCGTGGAGCCGAGGGCGATCAGCACGAACATGCTCAATGCGATCCCCGAGGTCGATTCCCTGGACGCTCCGGAACTTCCGGAGGGGAGCCCGGACTACCGGAGCGGGACGTACCAGCTCGGTGACGTGGTTTCCCGGAGCGTCCCCGGGCAGAACGAGAACGAGTACTTCGTGCTGCTCGACAGCGGTAAGCAGCGGATCACTCGCGGTGCCGCCGCTGTGCTGCACGCGGCCCGGTACTCCTCGGAGGAGATTCCCAACGCCACGGGAATGCTGACCGAGGTTGACGAGGTGGACGCGGGTGACGAGCTCGGTGTTCAGCACTTCCCGAAGGGGGTGCCGGAGCCGGTTTCGTTCTCCGATGCGGACAACTCCTGCCTGAGCTGGAACGATCGCTCCGGTGAGCAGCAGGTCACCGTGACCGTCGGTTCGGGCTCTCCCGTTCCGAAGGCCCCGGTCAAACTCGCGCAGTACGACGGCAGGGGGCCGAAGGTGGACTACTTCTACATGCCTCCGGGCAAGGCGGCCGTGGTGCGCGGGACGACGGGGCCGGACACCGCCGAGGGCGGGCCGATCTACCTGGTCTCCGACCGCGGGGTGACGTACGGAATCAAGGACGTCGCCACGGCGAAGGGGCTCGGCGTCATAAACGGTTCCGGTGACATCAAGTCCGCTCCCGCTTCGGTGCTCGGTTCCCTGCCTTCCGGGGACTTCCTGGATCCGGCGCAGGCGAGCCTCGTCTACGACTCCATTCCGATGGATTCCGAGGCGGGGGTTAACCGGCCTCCGGAGGACGACTCGGAGTCCGCGACGGGGGATTCGGTCTCCGCGGGAAGCTGA
- the eccE gene encoding type VII secretion protein EccE — protein sequence MSNLVVMEIGLAAGLVIIAVNQTLWPVAAGVAGFMLILALLRRRGRWFTQLFGLVLDYNFRNHTSAVQPVTPGLTEGGDENGDGVIGPEENHRVSLLRLVVPDLVVAHGQDHDRNHVGMAFNDGKWTAVLMVEPTPSLVNEIGKDPNLPLGTLTPCLEDRGVVLDAIQVIWHCYPGSAALPSNSPALNSYLEVLGPLPAAARRTTWVAVRLDPKRCAKAVGERGGGIVGAHRALIGALSRVRSALEQESVPTRPLDPDELLQAGIASAELQSVLGSQRSVGLKERWDGVTAGGVGHSSYAITGWPSQMSHSLNALTGVRALSSTVSISISPTGEEDEVGMRGLVRVSARTPAELDAADERLRTISNRLGVTLTPLRGVQLAGFTATLPFGGAV from the coding sequence GTGTCGAACCTAGTTGTCATGGAAATCGGGCTGGCGGCCGGTCTCGTCATCATCGCCGTCAACCAGACACTGTGGCCGGTCGCTGCCGGAGTCGCCGGATTCATGCTGATCCTCGCGCTGCTGCGCAGGCGCGGCCGCTGGTTCACCCAGTTGTTCGGGCTGGTGCTCGACTACAACTTCCGCAACCACACCAGTGCCGTACAACCCGTCACCCCCGGCCTGACCGAAGGTGGCGACGAGAACGGCGACGGAGTGATCGGGCCCGAGGAGAACCACCGCGTATCGTTGTTGCGCTTGGTCGTGCCCGACCTGGTCGTCGCGCACGGCCAGGACCACGACCGCAATCACGTGGGGATGGCGTTCAACGACGGGAAATGGACCGCCGTGCTCATGGTGGAACCGACGCCGTCGCTGGTGAACGAGATCGGCAAGGACCCGAACCTGCCGTTGGGAACGTTGACACCGTGTCTGGAGGACCGCGGTGTGGTTCTCGACGCGATCCAGGTGATCTGGCACTGCTACCCGGGAAGTGCGGCGCTGCCTTCGAACTCACCGGCGCTGAACTCCTATCTGGAGGTTCTCGGACCGCTTCCCGCGGCCGCACGCCGCACCACGTGGGTGGCGGTTCGCCTCGATCCGAAGCGCTGCGCCAAGGCCGTCGGTGAGCGTGGTGGCGGCATCGTCGGCGCTCACCGCGCGCTGATCGGGGCGCTGTCCCGCGTGCGCAGCGCGCTGGAGCAGGAGTCCGTACCGACCCGGCCGCTGGATCCGGACGAGTTGCTGCAGGCGGGGATCGCCTCGGCCGAGCTCCAATCGGTGCTCGGTTCCCAGCGTTCCGTCGGACTCAAGGAACGCTGGGACGGTGTCACCGCGGGCGGAGTCGGCCACTCCAGCTACGCGATAACCGGCTGGCCTTCCCAGATGAGCCACAGCCTCAACGCCCTGACCGGGGTCCGGGCGCTTTCCTCCACCGTCTCGATCTCCATCTCCCCCACCGGCGAGGAGGACGAGGTCGGTATGCGTGGTCTCGTCCGCGTGAGCGCCCGCACCCCGGCCGAACTCGACGCGGCCGACGAAAGGCTGCGCACGATAAGCAACAGACTCGGAGTGACCTTGACCCCGCTGCGTGGAGTACAGCTGGCAGGCTTCACCGCTACTCTCCCGTTCGGGGGTGCGGTATGA
- a CDS encoding endonuclease domain-containing protein yields MQRKIAEPDFSGLFTRVQALRSGLTDSDLRAAHYHRVLHGVYRTSTTPPTHLLRCSAAALRLPARAVVTGRSAATLYGVSLARASDPVEVIVSGCKRARGIRSWNVRCYEFEKVEWAGIHVAGIERACFDMLARNSVATGVACCDAVIRAGKLTPGALAAYLRGRSDDGIVRARRAVRLLDARAESVPESVLRVILVLAGIRPTPQLRVVGADGRTVRVDLGFEEARLAIEYDGAWHGEPEQFHRDQRRLAALRANGWYVMVVTAEELTCRSRELVQRVRAKLHERSPSFT; encoded by the coding sequence ATGCAACGGAAGATCGCCGAACCTGATTTCAGTGGTTTGTTCACCCGTGTGCAGGCGCTGCGGAGTGGGCTGACCGACTCCGACCTCAGGGCCGCGCACTACCACCGAGTCCTGCACGGCGTTTACCGAACGTCGACGACTCCGCCCACGCATCTTCTGCGGTGTTCGGCCGCTGCGCTGCGACTGCCCGCGCGGGCTGTGGTGACCGGCCGTTCCGCGGCCACGTTGTACGGGGTCTCCCTGGCGCGGGCGAGCGATCCGGTGGAAGTGATCGTGAGCGGTTGCAAGCGTGCCCGCGGCATCCGGAGTTGGAACGTCCGGTGTTACGAGTTCGAGAAGGTCGAGTGGGCCGGGATTCACGTGGCCGGTATCGAGCGCGCCTGCTTCGACATGCTCGCGCGGAACTCCGTGGCCACCGGGGTGGCCTGCTGCGATGCGGTGATCCGGGCCGGAAAGCTCACCCCGGGCGCGTTGGCCGCGTACTTGAGAGGACGTAGCGACGACGGCATCGTACGGGCGAGGAGAGCAGTGCGGTTGCTGGACGCTCGTGCGGAGTCCGTTCCCGAATCGGTGCTGCGTGTGATTCTCGTGCTCGCCGGGATACGCCCGACCCCGCAACTGAGGGTCGTCGGCGCGGACGGGCGGACCGTACGAGTGGATCTGGGATTCGAGGAGGCCAGGCTCGCCATCGAGTACGACGGAGCGTGGCACGGGGAGCCGGAGCAGTTCCACCGGGACCAGCGCAGACTGGCCGCGCTGCGTGCGAACGGGTGGTACGTGATGGTGGTTACCGCTGAGGAGTTGACGTGCCGCTCCCGGGAGCTGGTTCAGCGGGTGCGTGCGAAACTCCACGAACGGTCACCCAGTTTTACCTAA